CGTTCTACTGCGACATCTTCTGCGGCAGTGGTCACGAGGAGATGACGGGAACGATCGTGGTCACCGAGGGCTCGTAGCTCGAGCGGCCAAAGAGCGAAGCCTCGCCCCCGACCATGAGTGAACCGGACCGTAGCCGGCGTTTTCAGGAACTCGCGCTGCCGCATCTGCACGCCGCGTACAACCTTGCGCGCTGGCTCGTGCGCAGCGACCCGGACGCCGAAGACATCGTCCAGGAAGCCTATCTGCGCGCCTTCAGGTTCTTCGACGGCTTCCACGGCGAGGACGGGCGTGCCTGGGTGCTGGCCGTGGTGCGGAACACCGCCTTCACCTGGCTCAAGCAGCGTCGCGCGCAGGAGACGCTGCCGTTCGACGATGAAGCCGACGCCGATCGACCCTCGGCGACTGCGGCCGATGCGACGCACGTCGACCCGGAGGCGATCTTCGCACACCACGAAGACCG
This region of Betaproteobacteria bacterium genomic DNA includes:
- a CDS encoding sigma-70 family RNA polymerase sigma factor — translated: MSEPDRSRRFQELALPHLHAAYNLARWLVRSDPDAEDIVQEAYLRAFRFFDGFHGEDGRAWVLAVVRNTAFTWLKQRRAQETLPFDDEADADRPSATAADATHVDPEAIFAHHEDRRLLDAALERLPVEFREVLVLRELEELSYREIASIAGIPIGTVMSRLARGRKLLVRCLQELDKESCNGLQRGTGVVSGSRGPGTRPA